A stretch of Lactiplantibacillus brownii DNA encodes these proteins:
- the rpmJ gene encoding 50S ribosomal protein L36 — MKVRPSVKPMCEHCKVIRRKGRVMIICSANPKHKQRQGK, encoded by the coding sequence ATGAAAGTAAGACCATCTGTAAAGCCTATGTGCGAACACTGCAAAGTTATTCGTCGTAAAGGCCGTGTGATGATTATCTGCTCTGCTAATCCAAAGCATAAGCAACGCCAAGGTAAATAA
- the rpsK gene encoding 30S ribosomal protein S11, with translation MATRKTTRRRRVKKNIESGVAHIHSTFNNTLVMITDMQGNAIAWSSAGSLGFKGSRKSTPFAAQMAAESAAKASMEHGMKTVEVAVKGPGSGREAAIRALQATGLEVSAIRDVTPVPHNGSRPPKRRRV, from the coding sequence ATGGCAACTAGAAAGACAACCCGTCGTCGTCGGGTAAAGAAGAACATTGAATCCGGTGTGGCTCACATCCATTCAACGTTTAACAACACGCTTGTTATGATCACTGATATGCAAGGTAATGCAATTGCCTGGTCATCAGCTGGTTCATTAGGTTTCAAGGGTAGTCGTAAGTCAACACCTTTTGCTGCCCAAATGGCCGCAGAATCTGCTGCTAAGGCATCAATGGAACATGGCATGAAGACTGTTGAAGTCGCTGTTAAAGGACCTGGTTCAGGTCGTGAAGCTGCTATCCGTGCTTTACAAGCCACTGGTTTGGAAGTTAGTGCAATTCGCGATGTTACGCCAGTTCCTCATAATGGTTCTCGTCCTCCAAAGCGCCGTCGTGTTTAA
- the infA gene encoding translation initiation factor IF-1, with protein MAKEDVIEIQGTIKETLPNAMFKVELENGAEILAHVSGKIRMHYIRILPGDKVTVEMSPYDLTKGRITYRFK; from the coding sequence TTGGCAAAGGAAGACGTCATCGAAATTCAAGGCACCATTAAAGAAACATTGCCAAATGCAATGTTTAAGGTTGAACTTGAAAACGGCGCTGAAATCTTGGCACACGTCTCAGGTAAAATTCGGATGCATTACATTCGGATCTTGCCTGGTGACAAGGTTACAGTCGAAATGTCACCTTATGATTTAACTAAGGGCCGGATTACCTACCGTTTCAAGTAG
- the rpsM gene encoding 30S ribosomal protein S13: protein MARIEGIDLPRDKRIVIGLTYIFGIGNTSAQKILAEAGVSEDVRVRDLTPEQEDKIRAVVDGYKTEGDLRREVSLNIKLLQEIGSYRGMRHRRGLPVRGQHTKNNARTRKGKKVSIAGRKK from the coding sequence ATGGCTCGTATTGAAGGAATTGACTTACCACGTGACAAGCGTATTGTCATCGGTTTGACTTACATTTTCGGTATCGGTAATACTTCTGCTCAGAAGATTCTTGCTGAAGCCGGTGTTTCAGAAGACGTACGTGTACGCGACTTAACTCCTGAACAAGAAGATAAGATCCGTGCCGTCGTTGACGGTTACAAAACTGAAGGTGACTTACGTCGTGAAGTTAGCTTGAACATCAAGTTACTTCAAGAAATTGGCTCATACCGTGGGATGCGTCATCGTCGTGGCTTACCAGTTCGTGGTCAACACACGAAGAACAACGCTCGTACTCGTAAGGGTAAAAAAGTCAGCATTGCTGGACGTAAAAAATAA
- a CDS encoding adenylate kinase: MNLILMGLPGAGKGTQAQKILEDFDIPHISTGDIFRAAIKNETKMGLEAKKYIDQGNLVPDEVTNGIVKDRLAEADTANGFLLDGYPRNIDQAHALDQIGKDLNKPLDGVINIHVEPAVLVERLSGRFICRTCGATYHKLYKMPKVEGTCDVCGGHDFYQRDDDKPATVKNRLDVNVKLNTPLIDFYGQEKLLYNVDGDRDIDDVYKDIKSILDNL, translated from the coding sequence ATGAACCTGATTTTAATGGGTTTACCAGGTGCCGGTAAGGGTACTCAAGCACAGAAGATCCTTGAAGATTTTGATATTCCTCATATTTCAACGGGTGATATCTTCCGGGCAGCAATTAAGAACGAAACCAAGATGGGTTTGGAAGCTAAAAAGTATATTGACCAAGGCAACTTGGTCCCAGACGAAGTCACTAACGGCATCGTCAAGGATCGTTTGGCCGAAGCTGATACGGCTAATGGTTTTCTCTTGGACGGTTATCCTCGAAATATTGATCAAGCTCATGCGCTCGATCAAATCGGAAAAGATTTGAACAAGCCATTGGACGGTGTCATTAATATTCACGTTGAACCTGCAGTGTTAGTGGAACGGCTTTCGGGTCGTTTCATTTGCCGGACTTGTGGCGCAACTTATCATAAGTTGTACAAAATGCCAAAAGTTGAGGGGACTTGTGATGTTTGTGGCGGTCATGATTTCTATCAACGGGATGATGACAAACCTGCGACTGTTAAGAATCGTTTGGATGTCAACGTTAAGTTGAACACACCATTAATTGATTTTTATGGTCAAGAAAAATTGCTTTACAATGTCGATGGTGATCGCGACATTGATGACGTTTATAAAGACATCAAGTCAATTCTTGATAACCTTTAG